The region GGCGTTGCCCTCGTTGGCCCCCTCACTGCTGGTTCTGTTGCTCTCGTTCTCCTTGGCCRGGTGCTCCACCACCTCTCCCTCGTCCAGGGCATGATGCAGCCGGTAGTTCACAGTCTTCAGCAGCAGGAACATACCAGCTATCACACCACAGTAGATGCCTACTATCACCATGGTGGGCGGGAGCGCCTGGAAGATACACATttgacatttatattttagtcattttttagcagacactcttatacagAGCAATTTAACAGCATTGCATTCAAATACAATAAAACTTGGTTTGTTCATCCAAGGACTGATGTTTGCTTTCTTTCAATAGTTGAACCCATAAACACAAATACAACttagaaaaaaaaactaaaaagacaAAGTGTTATTTACATAGTCTTTCCCCCTCCAGTAATGAGAGTTCACCATGTCAGCGTTTTGTGTCAACTGGCCAATCATCAACCTGGGTTGTCTGCAAGACTGTGTTAGCTCAGAGAGCAGTTTTCAGGTCTTGTGGAAAGTGATTAGTCATCATAGTGGTTAATAGAGTCATCACGTCAGTATAGTGAACTACCTCCGCTATTTTCCCATtacataatgttgttgtttttaacttggcacgtcagttaagaacaaattcttattttcaatgacggcctaggaaacagtgggtttaactgccttgtttaSGGGGCAGAAAGGACTCATTTTTTCCCTTGTCAACTCggagattcgatcttgcaacctttcggttacaagtccaacgctctaaccactaggctacctgccacctcgacactctaaccgctaggctacctgccacctctacactctaaccgctaggctacctgccacctctacactctaaccgctaggctacctgccacctatgTTCAGTCAGTGCATTTATTTATTAGCCTATGGGTAACACCAGTGatgctgtctctcttttctctctctcttagagcATTCAGAAAATCACACTATTTATACCCTCCCTGTCACACATCCTAACTTAAATCAAAGCACTTGGTAtacaggtggcaggtagcctagtggttagagtgttgggccagtaaccgaaaggttgctagattgaatcaccgagctgacaaggtaaaaatctgtccctcttcccctgaacaaggcagttaacttactgttcctaggccgtcattgtaaataagaatttgttcttaagtgacttgccaagttaaataaagattaaataaataaataaattaaaataaacatctTGAGTTAAATCAAAGCACTTGGTATACATATCCTGACTTGAGTCAAAGCAAAACCCCTGCTAATCAATCACAGAACTGGCCTAATTACACAACACCAAGCAACTGGATTGAGTAACATTTACATTGGAAACAGCTGTAACTATAGCCCCTCAATATTGAAAGTGAGGTACATATAAAATGCTGTTTTAAAGATCACTCAATTACATTTGGTTGTGCAGATAGTGTTTACAGTAACATGATGTGAGGGGCAGGCATATTTGATTGTGCAGCAGTTTGTAATCCATCCTACTCTCCAACCATTCcaaaatatccttgtttttttaatgacAACATTTCCTAGAAGTCTGTTTTTGTCCTGGCTTGCTGACAAGACGGGTCAGCTTGAATACCTGGTAGATCTTGCCACCAGTATACGAGAGACAAGACATACATTGTTAGCTAATAATAGACTGAGATAGATCGCTGTCAATGTGGCTTGGGGGGGGTTgcgaaggtagctagctagctaacataatatCTGTATTCTATTAATTTGCCATCTTTGTTGTTTTTCTGCAAGAGACGTATTAGCCACGACTTGTTGCCTGGGGGATTGGTTAGTCAAACCTGGTCGTGCTTTAAAGTATTTCCCTCAATCTGATTTTTTTTGTGGACAATGTAAATGTGTCAGCTAACAATGACAAGATAGTGAAATAAATGTCACACCTGACAACAAAACATAACGGTGACCCTAAAAACAAGGAACAAACAGTTACGTCAACTGGTATTTATTTAGTTTATTCGAGGGAAACATCTAGATTTCAAACAAAGAATGTCTAGCAACCTAGCTAGTTATCTAGGTAACGTTTAACTACGTAACGTTAACTAGATTGCtaaatagctagttggctaacctTACTAGCCAACGGTTAGCTGTTAGCATTAGCATCCGCGGTTTGGCTAGCATGACATTACAGCCAGGGAAGAGCCTCTAACGGTAAACCAGATCTTGACTTGCTTTGCTGAGATCGGATATAATGTTAAACAGACTTACCATGTAAAGCGTGAAGGGGAAACATAGTAGGAATAGCCAGAGGTAGAGGTGTAGAGCATTGACAAATGTATTTTGATGGGGATCATAGTACCATCCGCCTGTGATTGAAGCCCAGACCCCCTGCCTAAGGATCTGTAGAGTTTGAGACCCCATGTTTTATCCCCTTCGATTCCTTGAAAAAAAAAACGACTAAATAAACGGGGCGACACGAAGGCTAGCCGTCGTGAAACATTACCAACAGTGCAGTGTTTTCAGACACTGGCCTGAAAATCCACACTGCAGCCATCTTCTCTGCAGCTAGCCAGCTGGGGCACAGTACTCGGTCCTCCACTGAGTAGTCTCCTATCCCACCACGCCCTGCGAGCTGCTTCTTCTTCGGTCCGTGCTATCTGGTATCCTTGGGACGTTCTTACGCAATGGTCCCtacccattgaagttgaaatgtaaaatggttaaggtaagagttATGGTTAAGGTAGGGGTTAKGGTTAGAGTTTAGGATAatgacatcccaaggatcccggatagcactaacccTTCTTCACATAAACAGTCAATGGAAAAAGAGTGTAGCAAAAAAGACAACTCTGAGGGTAGTTTGGAAACGGTCACACAATATTACACTAGCTAAATAGCGCCCCCTTTTGGTACTGTACTGATTTTCATAAAATCTCGGTGtgccatatttttatttatccaggcaagtcagttaagaacaaattcttatttacaatgacggccaaaccctaacccagacaacgctgggccaattgtgcaccgccctatgggactccaaatcacagtccggttgtaatacagcctggaatcgaaccagggtctgtagtgacacctctagcactgagatgcagtgcctttagaccactgtgccactctgaAGCTCTGAGTGTTGTGGCATAACTTCCACTGCTGTATTTTCAATCATGACAGATTTACAAGTTACTAGTCAAATATATGAATTGATCATCAAGTTAAATCACTCTAGACACTATAATCCCCTTGACTCTCATCAAATGAGATTGGMCCAACTACAGGGCTCTTCAATACCTCAGGAGGATCCCATAGCTGATGTCCAAAGCAATCTATATTGACCACACCTGGCTACAATAGATTATATACATTTAATCAcattaaaatacatgttttgatgAATAATGACAAACTCAAGTCACTGTATAATTTTAGAAAATTATTATATTCAGAAAagcatgaaaacattttttttaaaggaaaacaCAATGGATTTAGGATCACTTTACGTGGGGGAAAAAACCCACAATTACATATTGAAAAAATAAATTGTGTGGATGTGTATTTATGCTTCAGAGATAacgccccccaaaaaaacaagtCTCCCACAGTCACGACGGAGAAAGATACTACTGATGTCAACAGTGCATAGAGATTAACTGGTGATCTCACTGTTTCCATGTTACCctcaaaaaactgaaaactgtaAATCCACTCAGGTCCTTAACCTCTCACCTCTAGCATCATCACAGAGACAAGTCTTGGGGCGATGGTAAGATGTTGTCAGTAACTAGACAGTTCTAGAACACGGATGGAATGTCCCATGAGGTCTGGTACTGGGACAGACAACACATATCGTCTGCTCAtgccagcatcccaaatggcaccctattccctatatagtgcactacttttgaccagggccctggcaCACTATTTTctgtaaagtgcactacttttgaccagaaccctaataggccctagtcaaaagtagtgcactatatagggaatagggccctggtcaaaagtagtgcactatatagggaatagggtgccatttgtgactatTCATTTGCCATTCCTAATGCCTAATGCCATTCCATGATAATTGACTGTCAAGCCCTTCAGAAACAGGATGATGGGTTGTTATGGTCTGGAAACTAGGATGTAGGTCCATTTCCACACACCTTCCATCAGACACAAACCACTTCCTTCGCATTGTTCAGTCAGATAGGGTTGTACCTGTGCCGTATGTCCTGTCTGTGTGCCTTGCCAATGTGAGAATGGACATCATGACGAAGGCCAAGAGGCCTTCGTCATGAAGGCCTCTTGGCCTTCATGGCCTTTTTTAACAAAAAGTGATACTGGCAAGAGCAATGTGcgttcccccaccccccccctcttatTATTTTCTTTGAAGAATGAACATTATCAGAAATATATACAGGAGTGGCCATCGGTCATCACTGTAGCCTGGCTCGTTTCTCCGGAGGTGGTTTGCTGCTGGGGGGAGCTGGAGCAGAGGTCTTGGTGGCTGGCTCTCTTTCTTCCTGCTTCACCAGCTCTACTGGGGGTTCCTGCTTCACCTCAACTACAACAGAATCGATACAGTAGATTAGACAGGCAACCCGAAAACAGGACACAAGGTGACATAACAAGACTCCCGTGACCAAAGAAAAGAAGACAAAATGCCCAGATTCAGGAAACATGACCTAACCTTTTCCAACAGTAATGTTCATCATCATTTAGTTGTTGTTAAATGTCTAAATCCCCATCATAAAAGAATAGCAAATGGTTCTCCAATATTAACTGTACACTCTTACCTGGGATGGGCTTCTCACCAGGCTtaggctaaaataaaataaaaagaattaCAACAGAATATAGATGACCAAATGTGAACCTCAATAATACAATGTTACAATTGAATAAATCGGTATAATGTATATTGGCTGAGATATTAGCAACGCGATCCATAGTTATGATTGATTGGTTGGTGTGTCTGATACCTGATAAAACGTTGGAGGAAACTTGGACCTCAAATCGAGTAGAAGTGTGTCGACACGCTGCCTCTGGAACAGGGAACTGGGCTCCTCTTTCTTCTTCGACTTCGGCTTGGCCTTGGCATCTATAGACATCAAATCAAAAAAACacattgtattggtcgcatacacgtatttagcagatgttatWgtgggtgtagtgaaatgcttgtgttcctagctccaacagtgcagtaYTATCTAACAATTCACAASYatacacacacatctaaaagtaaaagaatggagttaagaaatatataaatattagaacgagcaatgtcYgagtccggagtataaatatatacatgtgATGGGGTGTGTAGACATTATGTGGATCGAATATTTAGTATACGTAGGATAGGATAGTATATATACAGCTATAGTTTATTAGGATGGAATTGACWAGACTAggaaagttgcttaggagctagaatcagagctgccatgtcttgTCAAACGCCATCTTGTTGCAGACGGTAAATACCATTGATGAGGAGAATGGTTGAAATACATTAGATACAGTACATMTATTATCAAAGTCATGGGAAAGCAATGATTTACTTCATACCTGCCTTAGGCCAGGTTTATTGAAACATGCTTAATAGGCATCACacattaaaaataattatttattgttCGGAATGAAAACCAACGTCCCAATAWACTCCCCtgcaaaacaacagcaaaaactGTAATACAACCACACTCCAAAGGTTAGAGTTTACCAAATTAcaattccacattttcctcattgaaaagaattagaatttcagtgtacttcctgaattgacatgGAATTGACACCAACACTGGCTAACATACCTCTCTCCTCCTGGTCTTTGAAGTGCCACCAGTATCCTTTAGATGGGTGATAGCGACAGTACGACATGGCCTCATCGAAGGCAGACTGGACACCATGCACAGCGGACAGCTGTGGGGAGACGGGGGYAAATAACAGCAGTCAATACATGACGACATCAACTCACATGTCAaccagggttgggatcaattccatttcaattccagtcaattcaggaagtatactgacattccaattctcttcaatgctttttaAATTTGATTTAKTTTCTGAKttgactggaattgaaatggaattgaccccaacataAACRAAGATAATTCCACACTTTTCTAAAACCCAAAGTAATAACATAGTAATAACAGTCATAACAACACACTCATAACACTATAGCATAGTAATGACAATGCCAGGGGGTTAACTCTCTCTTACCACTCTGGATCCAATAACTGTTCCCAGA is a window of Salvelinus sp. IW2-2015 unplaced genomic scaffold, ASM291031v2 Un_scaffold5562, whole genome shotgun sequence DNA encoding:
- the med6 gene encoding mediator of RNA polymerase II transcription subunit 6, with protein sequence MASVDLRDNNLLGISWVDSGWVPILNPGNVLDYFSERSNPFYDRTCNNEVVKMQRLTLEHLNQMVGVEYILLHAQEPILYIIRKQQRQSPTQVIPLSDYYIIAGVVYQAPDLGTVIGSRVLSAVHGVQSAFDEAMSYCRYHPSKGYWWHFKDQEERDAKAKPKSKKKEEPSSLFQRQRVDTLLLDLRSKFPPTFYQPKPGEKPIPVEVKQEPPVELVKQEEREPATKTSAPAPPSSKPPPEKRARLQ